One Coffea eugenioides isolate CCC68of chromosome 2, Ceug_1.0, whole genome shotgun sequence genomic window, cttttgatattttaataGTCAAAACCAAACTTTTAATAATTTAGTGGCCAAAACTCGATGATTATAAAAGTTTAATAGCCATCCGAATAATTTGCTCTTGGGAAAATGGCAAATTTAGTCTCTAATTTGTAGCCAATTTGATTCTTAAACTTATATTTTGGTTCCAATCAAGGAACTCAGCAGCAGCGCTACCGCATAATTTCCTTTAGGCTCCTAATCAAGCAATCTAGAAGAGGTATTTTAGGAACTTCAATGCTGGAATTGTAACAAAAATTAACCAACAGATTAGTCTTGTGAAAAATACCCGaaacccaaaacaaaaacaaaaaattttccaaGGCTACCAAATGGTGCTGGTGGGGTTGCTTCCATGCTCCATGGCACTACTTGCAAATTCTAGCAAATTCCCTGCTTCATGGCACTGCTTGCTTCCATCATTCTTGATGTACACATACCACTTTCCTGTAAGCCGTGAAGCAGCAATATTGCCAGCTTGTTTGGATAGAACAGGACGGATAGTCAAATTAAGAAAATTGGTATTAAGATCCAACCAAAGCAAGCCATGGCAATCCTCTAAATCTGCAGGAATATTTCGAGATAACGAGTTGTTTTCGAGCTTTAAAATCGCAAGATTTGACCACTAAACTGGTTATTTGAGAGTGAAATCCAATTCAAATTCGTACAATTGCTGAAACTAGCAGGGATTGATCCATTCAAATCATTGAAATCAAGAATCAGATTTTCTAACCTCTGCAAGTACATCAGCTCTTGTGGGATTTCTCCATAAAGCTGATTTAACCAAGCATCAAATCACGAAGCTGAGATAATGATTCCAATCTAGATGGGATTGTCCCAGTCAAGTAGTTAAAACTGAGATCAAGGGATTCCAACATGGAACAATTACTCAAGACTCTCTGGTATTGAACTAGTGAACAAATTATTCTGAAGATACAACACTTTCAAATTGTTCCTGGGATCCTGACAAATCCCAGATGAAATCACCCCAGAGAGATTGTTAGAACTCACGTCCAAAGTCTCCAAACTGACCATCTTGGACAAAGATTCACGCAAAGAACCAATGAAATTATTGAATGGCAAAGACAAATTCTTCAAGTTACTCATCTTCACAAGGGTATCAACAGGTAATTCACTAGAAAATTTATATATTGAAATATCAAATAGTTTCAAAACAGAGCATGCACCAAAGCTCTCAGGGACATTACCTGACAAATTAATGTAGGACAACACTAACTCCACCAAGCTTGGACATAAATCAGACAGGTAAGGTGGTAAAACACCCTGAAAATCATTTCCTCCGAGGTACAAAAACCGCATAACCCCTCCAGCACCACTTGACAGCtttgaaaaaatttttatttttgttttggataTTTCTCACAAGACTTATCTATCGATTAATTTTTGTTACAATCTcaacatcaaaatttttaagaTACCCCTTCTAGGTTGCTCAATTAGAAGCTTGAATGTGGCGTTGCCGAGTCCCTTGATTGGAACCAAAATATAAGTTTAAAAATCAATTTGGCTACAAACAATATATAAGGATGAAAtcgacagaaaaaaaaaaagtttaaggaCTAAATTTGCTCTTTTCCCAACATATTTATAACCTTTTTCCATACAGATTTCTAAATTCTAGAGTCTCATACAGAATGCTTTGAGCATTACTTTCGATGGTTGACGGTGTAGCAGGCGCGACGGCCTTTGCGAACGCCCAAATAGGTGCAACTGCGAGAAAAGTTTTCCCTGCCTATTTTAGTAGACTACAGGGTGACGCACAAATGAAGCACGGCAAGAAAAATACAAGACACATTTGTCTCATTATTTTCAAATTCCTTGTCAAACATATCTATGACCTTTtcgatttaattttttttaaagcagAAAAAGGATAGAATTTAAGAAATATGGAGGAGAAAGGATGATTTGAACTCAAAATTTCTAAATCACGGGACCTCAATTTTAGTAACTATACCCAGATTTCCTCGAGAACCTGTTCCATTCACCTCTGGAAGCTTGAATAACAGCAATCTAACTTTAACACAAAGTATTCCACCAGATTTTTCTGTTAGTACAATTAAGCCAGCATAAACTTTGACAATAAAGAGTAACCCACAATTCATCTTGTGTATAAGAGAGCACGGGCACAAACATACAATTGAAACTATTAGAAGCTAAGCACAAAAAATACTACAGGATTTAACCGTTAGCGACAGGAGTTTTCACAGGCATTCGATGATAGAATGAGCCAACATAGGCGAAAATAGCTAGCTCAGAACCGTTAAAACACACATCCAGCAATCAACTTAGCCtgtaaaacaaaagaaaagttgaaacAGAGAAAGCAAACAAGAGTCAGTCCCTCACAGAAGTACAGAATTGAAGGCTAACCATTCAGTCTACCAAGAATTCGCCAAGCATCTCGGATAGTTACTTTCTGGGTATGGGCATCTCATGGAAGTGAAGAATTAAGATAGAATAGGCTGGGGTCGGTGGACCATTTGTGATGCAGGAGCACGTTTTACATTGAATTTCTTTTTGCTCAGGATGTCGTTAATTATGCTTTATTGCTTATTGTTGCATTAGTTTTAGAAACTATCTAGTATAGCTGGTGTACATGTGCCAGTCACGTGCCCCACCACGGGCATTGTGGCGTTTTGACCTTTTGGGCAATTATGTGTTTGCAAACCTATGAGCACCCATCTTACACCACCACAAGAGTTATTAAGATCAGTTATTACCAAAAAGTTGTGCCACCTCTATCAGGCTGTTATACTGCATAGAAGCAAAATCTACTGCGGCCAGCTAAATTTCCTCCTAGTTTGGCAGTTATAGCAGCAAAGTTTTGTTTGGGTAGAGACTACATGAAAGTACTCTTATGGTGTACAACAATATATAATCAACAAAAAAGTGAAGTTTGATTACAAGAAATATAAGAATTTATATGGAGATTTCAAACGATTTACAAACCAAAGAATAATATCTCTTCATCATGCAGATTGGAAGATTAAGCAAAAAATTTTTTGACATATTAGTTTCAAGATTCCACCGATTCATTAGTAAAAGAACCAGTAAGCTAAAAGAATACTTCCAAGTTTCAGGTACCAAAAGTGAATGCGGCGAGATGTATATCTTCATAATTAAATTAAGGGATTAACAAGACGAATTTAAATGGCAATTACCCAGTGCTCTTTAAGAGGATTGTGCAGGGATTCATTAATCTGATGGAACTTGATTAACTCATCCCTGTATTGGCCCACCTTAACTACAACATAGTAAAAGTTGAGCTCCTCATTTCGATCTAATGCCTCCAAGTACAAAACATAGTAGAGCCCATCATCATTATTGAATTTGCTTGCTAACAACACCTCCTCAAGACGAATTACATCACCCTGTCACAACCACAGCACCAAATTTATAGAAGTAGGTTGGGACATTAGTGGTCACTCAAGCTTACAAATTTAGCCGAGTTAAAATGACACACCacatagagagagagagagagagagagagagacctcGTTCTCATTGTGAGTCCACACAGCGAATGTAGCATACTGATAGACCTGTTCATAAGCCTTAATGTCATGAACAGGGACGACCACATCACTTGCAGCAGTAGGAAGATCTAAAGCACCTTTGGGACAGATATCAGCATTCAGCAAAGATTTCTCCAAGTTAAGAATTTGCATGGGTGAAGGAGATTTAGTGTTCTGACGAAATACTGATTTTCTGCGCAAATGTAACAATTTACAAATATGATCAGCCATACACACTGAAAGTGTGATGGTGCACACGGTAAAATCACACGTTCAATGAAAGAAACCATGCACGTAATAGCCTGCATTAAGCTAAAAACATTCATGTCAACAATGGGCAACTACAAAAACAGAATTTCATGTTCACAATGGCAAGaacacaaaaaatatataatataatcaCAACAATCTAATAATATTTACCGCTATCATGCTGTATCTTTATAACTGAGGCTCTTCCTTGGAACTGTTCTAACTACTTGTTGCATGTGTAACTCATGCAATTCTAGTGCTTCTAACAAACGTTCATATTTAGGCTTCTATGGAAAGACAGGAACAATAGACCATTTACTGGAGACAGAAGAATACAGAACGGATGCACAAATAATCATGGGACACGATATTTCAGGATAACTACTCGAGGATTACATATCCTTTGCTCCTCCTGCATCATGGAATTAACCACATTCTGATATTTTGGCTGCACCACCTTGCCTCTTTATTAAACATTcttcaccaaaatatcatccAGAAAAGGCAAATAACAAGCACATACCCAAAGAGAGAACATACAAAGGAGGGTTTATAACATATGAAAGGAGATGACGAAAAGTACCATGAACAATAATAAATGAGAAGCACGAGCAACACTTACATCTTGTTCTTCTGGGCTTCGTCCAAGTTCTCATCCTCTCGTTGTATCTTTCTCAACAGAAGTGTACTAAATCTTGTAGCTGCTTCCTGTAGTTGTAACTCACCCACATACTGCTTGCTGTATCTAAGGGCACAAAAGGGATGACATACAATAAACTTCAGTactttgcccaaaaaaaaaaaaacctttccATTTCTTTAATCGCCGACAATACAAACAGATTCTACGGAAAAAGGAAGCAAGCAAACATAGTCTTAAGTAGCAACAGTCTAATAACAAGATTCAAGCCGGCAACCAAAAATACCACTTATGGCAAGCATTCCATCTGGCCATGCTGTCAGGGTTGCTATAGATGAAGGGAAATGGAATTCAACAAAAAAGGAGAAGAACTGATAAAGAAAAGACAGAAGTAGAAAAATTGGATCAAGTTAGAGTCCATTGCTAGATATGAGCAAGCTCAACTCCAAATAATGTTGTAACCCCCTTTTGTTTTGTAGTAAACACGTTCAAAATCAATGAAATGGATACACCAGCAAATCAGTCCCAGTCCAAGACTAACTCCTAGCTACTAAACAACTGATTTCTTAATAAAATACACAAACCCTTTTGTGATTGGGTGGTGCATGGTAGAAAAGCAAAGGGTTTGTATGGattcttttttttggggaaaaacATGTATTCTAAACACAAGTCTACAGCAACACCTTTCATAACACCCTAGAGACACCTAACACACACCAAAGGATAACCCAAAAACATATACCGACACATACACATCATCAACCCTTTTCCCTTTACAGCCCTCCCCCTTTGCCACCAGCAGCGCCCAACCCGCTTCAAAATCCCAGCAACCCCTTCCCCCTATCCCCCCCCTTCCACCATTGCCCCACCACACCTTCCCCCTTCCCCCCAcccttcctcctcctccccctTCCCTTCATGACCAGATTGGGGACCCAACAgtaagtcaaaaaattttataaacaccccaaaaaagttcaaaactttaaaaaacCCAAAACATACCACATCAAAAAGGTCTTCAACAAATACAAAGTTTTCAAAAAcacaccccaaaaactattcaaaactttgaaaacacccaaatttttttttttttgaaaaaacacATGTAGGGTAACCTTACCAAAAACACCCAACATTTtataaaaatacccaaaaaatacaacaaaaaaAGCCTAAAATACctaaaaacaccaaaaaaataCACTTACAAACACATCACCACCCTTTCATCCCTTCCGCCACCTACCCTCCCTCATCCCCCTTCATCCTGGCTTCCCTCCTTCCTTCCCCGCGAGCACCCCCCCCTCAGTGCGCCTAacatttttatataaataataaCTTACAAACACACTTACCAAAAACACCCAACATTTTTATAAATAcccaaaaaatcctaaaatacctaaaaccaccaaaaaaaaaaacatacactTACAAACACATCACCACCCTTTCATCCCTTCCACCACCTACCCTCCCTCATCCCCCTTCCTGCTGGCTTTCCTCCTCCTTCCTTCCTTCAGCACCCCTCCCCTCCCGGCCCTATTCCCTCGCCAATGTGGACAGAACATATCAGGACCACATCTGTCCAGATTAGGTGTGAAAAGGGAAGAGTGATGGAGAAGGGGCCTTTTTTTGGGGTTTTGGAGAAGGGacatttttttgtgttttggctttttttttttttgggagggtgGGTGGGCACCATCTTTAAAGACATTCCCAGAACACCACATCTAATGATTTTATGAAACACACCtatatttcaagttttacaaAAGCACTCTCAGAAAAACCCATCCAAACAGACctttattttttccctttttgtgtTTCTAACACGCTAATACACCCTGAGATGCAGCTTACCTAGATTAGTAAAACATGGATGAGTCTCATAGTCCAAACTGATTGAACACATTTGTCTGGCCAATTAAAAGTTAAAAGATGCACAACTTTGACACTACTTATGCTTGACCAAGTACCTAATTAAGCTAACTCAATGCTATGAGAAAACCACTAGTTCGTAGAATCAGCAAAGTGAAAAAATGTAGTATCCCACTACAAGAAGGTAAAAGCAAACCAAGTACATAACAAGAAAAAAGATCAAAATTTGCTTggaaagcaaaaaaagaaacaacTATGGAATATTGGCACCATAAAGCCATTTAAGCAAGGATTTCAACTAATCAAGTCTACATGTTATGCAAATGCACAATTCACTAGAATTTAGACATTGGCCAAGgaatcctcttttttttttcacaggaAACACCATAGTAAATGTAACAGGGACTTAAATGTCCATATTATTTGTCTCGACAATGCAAGAAaaggattgaaaaaaaaatacttagaAACACATTTATCAAATTTATACAGGAAAAACACTTTCCTTGGACCATTTTCAATCACAAATACCAAAAGGACAGAAGCCACTTTCCAATTCTCTAGTTGTAGCTCTCGACTACAGAACATGAAAGTAGAGAATACTTTCTCAAAGTAGTAAATGGATAAATCTTCTCATAGACCACACACTAGTCCATGAACTGCATCTTAAAATGATTTATACGCAAGTAAATGAAGCTAATGGTTGTTTTCACCTCTTTATACCTTCTCCTTAGAAATCAATTACAGCTCTCAAAACTCGATTACCCTTAATCTCGCTAACACTGATATCTTTTGGTTGCATCAAAAACACAAAGTTTGCCATTTGACATAGCTGCTCAACCCGCATGCAATAACCAAGAAATGGAAGACATCCATAAGATGGCAGTATTATTGTTATATGAATTAGCCTCAAAATGATTATGTAAAATTGATGCTGCAAACATTGACTTCAAAGGAAattacctttttcttttatcaagTCTCCTAAAACTAAAACTCTGTTTTTGGGTACCGTTTGCTCAGTAATTAAGTTTCACTAGTATATTTCTTATGAACGTAACACAAATCGGTGCCCATAGCACCGCCTAACACTAACAAAAGTTAAAGCATTTCTGTTAACTTGAGTTCTAAAACACAAGCAGCATTTATAATTTTCTCTAAACAACATCTTCCAAGATTTCAGCCTATTATGTGTCAATCACATGCTGAAACGCTAGTCACGTGTAAGATTTTTCTGCAAATGTTTCAGATTTCCATGTTGTTCCTTCTTTCTCAGGCAATATACCTTTTGCTTTGCATTTCTACCATAATGGGAGCAACCCTCACACCAGGGGCGGATTTAAGGTGGGGACACTAGGGGCACGGGCCCCCACTATCCCCCTTAAATTTCTATAATACTTCTATAATTTTAAGTGTGCCCCCAGAGTTTTCTTAAAAAAGATGTGAAAGAATTACGTGATTttttaagttagttcataaACTAAAATTCTAAAAAGATACGTAGAGCACAAATTCCATTTGAAATAAGCTACAAAAAACCTTTTCATTTCAACTAACAAGTACCAATCATATCATTCACTTTCTTTGGGCCCCACTCTCCAATTTCCCTTCCCTCCTCTGGGCCCCCATTTTTCCCCCCACAACCGAGAGCCACTACCTTCCACAACCAAGCAACTAGCTACTCTTTCTCTTGATCAATTCATCCAATCATATCATTCATTTCCTTTATCCCCACTTCCCAATTTCCC contains:
- the LOC113763784 gene encoding uncharacterized protein LOC113763784; the encoded protein is MALRVALGRAKPWGLGYQLVLKCKLGFLGAIGSGMTGGFILDQNHLRRFPSSKQSCRHYFLPPPPPEETVHCLQFHCVIPVHNDRVSPFAQFAVKKHNEDQGGGDTVRFVRVVRASSRRVGMSIFYYITLEAVDELGDLNVYYAEVENSHLKKVKRLVEWQLVNESFSYRFQEIRYSKQYVGELQLQEAATRFSTLLLRKIQREDENLDEAQKNKIKSVFRQNTKSPSPMQILNLEKSLLNADICPKGALDLPTAASDVVVPVHDIKAYEQVYQYATFAVWTHNENEGDVIRLEEVLLASKFNNDDGLYYVLYLEALDRNEELNFYYVVVKVGQYRDELIKFHQINESLHNPLKEHWAKLIAGCVF